Proteins encoded by one window of Dialister pneumosintes:
- the ppsA gene encoding phosphoenolpyruvate synthase has translation MMDKRENEYVLWFDELRRADVGLVGGKSSSLGELTSETKVPVPYGYATTANAYRYFMDVTGQNHKIHELLEGLNDVEDSVELHDVCTRIRESIMGAEMPKDLADAIAAAYEELAKKVGEHNPFVAVRSSATAEDLPDASFAGQQDTYLNVHGKEEVIRKVKECYASTFTDRAVYYRAKQGYDHENVALSAAIQMMADAKAAGVMFTVNLATGEDDCIMVEGSWGLGEFVVQGTVTPDNFVINKSDLSIRSKQINDKAVELVRLPNGGVEERKVSDELARTQVITDEQLAELAGYARAIEKHYGCYMDMEWAVDHKNRIWILQARPETVWSRRNKDTKEEKKVNITTDHKVLVKGLPASPGLVAGKVHVITNPEDIEKFKKGEILVTPMTSPDWVPAMKKAVAIITDAGGMTCHASIVSRELGIPCVVGTKSRSVEATLTLKDGQDVTVDAQNGIIYDGIVEDMIKKEDTQAAGQAVVAEYFAPTGTGVMMNLGDPDLAAKYANLPCDGIGLMREEFIWTTFIHEHPLYLIETGRADKVIDMLAEGISKVCRAMNPRPVVLRFSDFKSGEYRNLKGGDKYEPLEEADLLGWRGASRYYDPKYTEAFRLELKAVRKVREEFGLKNLNCMIPFCRTVKEAELVTDIMREEGLERGPDFKLYLMAELPANIILADQFNKFVDGYSIGSNDLTMLILGCDRNNDTVAKLFDERNLAIKRAVRHLIETAHKDGKTVSICGQAPSVYPEFTEFLIKSGIDYVSVNPDMVKVTKRNVARFEQRLMLDAATGRGKVEVEDYNW, from the coding sequence ATGATGGACAAAAGAGAAAACGAATATGTATTGTGGTTTGATGAGTTGCGTAGAGCCGATGTAGGTTTAGTTGGAGGGAAATCTTCTTCTTTAGGTGAACTTACTAGTGAAACAAAAGTACCGGTTCCTTATGGATACGCTACCACCGCTAACGCATACCGTTATTTTATGGATGTGACAGGTCAAAATCATAAGATTCATGAGCTTCTTGAAGGACTTAATGACGTGGAAGACAGTGTGGAGTTGCATGATGTATGCACACGCATTCGTGAAAGTATCATGGGTGCAGAAATGCCAAAGGATTTAGCGGATGCTATTGCAGCTGCTTATGAAGAATTAGCAAAAAAAGTAGGAGAACACAATCCTTTTGTTGCAGTTCGTTCCAGTGCAACGGCTGAAGATCTTCCTGATGCATCTTTTGCAGGGCAGCAAGATACTTACTTAAATGTGCATGGAAAAGAAGAAGTAATTCGTAAGGTAAAAGAATGTTATGCATCTACCTTTACAGATCGTGCAGTTTATTATCGTGCAAAACAAGGTTATGACCATGAAAACGTAGCTTTATCAGCAGCTATTCAAATGATGGCGGACGCTAAAGCAGCAGGTGTTATGTTTACTGTAAACCTTGCAACCGGTGAGGATGATTGCATTATGGTAGAAGGTTCTTGGGGGTTAGGTGAATTTGTAGTACAGGGAACTGTTACACCGGATAATTTCGTTATCAACAAGAGTGACTTAAGCATTCGTTCCAAGCAAATTAATGATAAAGCAGTAGAATTAGTACGTCTTCCCAATGGTGGTGTAGAAGAGCGTAAAGTTTCTGACGAGCTAGCAAGAACGCAGGTTATTACTGATGAACAGTTGGCAGAATTAGCCGGATATGCTCGTGCTATTGAAAAGCACTATGGTTGCTATATGGATATGGAATGGGCTGTTGATCATAAAAACAGAATCTGGATTTTACAAGCACGTCCGGAAACTGTATGGTCCAGAAGAAATAAAGATACAAAGGAAGAAAAGAAAGTGAATATTACAACAGATCATAAGGTACTTGTTAAGGGACTTCCTGCCTCTCCCGGTTTAGTAGCAGGTAAAGTACATGTTATTACTAATCCGGAAGATATTGAAAAGTTTAAGAAGGGTGAAATTCTTGTAACTCCGATGACATCTCCGGACTGGGTTCCTGCAATGAAGAAAGCGGTAGCTATTATTACTGATGCAGGAGGAATGACTTGTCATGCATCTATTGTATCTCGTGAATTAGGAATTCCTTGCGTAGTAGGTACTAAGAGCCGCAGTGTGGAAGCTACATTAACTTTAAAAGATGGACAGGATGTAACCGTAGATGCACAAAACGGTATTATTTATGATGGTATCGTTGAAGATATGATTAAGAAAGAGGATACACAGGCTGCAGGACAGGCAGTAGTAGCAGAATATTTTGCACCAACCGGTACCGGAGTTATGATGAATTTAGGTGATCCGGATTTAGCTGCCAAGTATGCAAACCTTCCTTGCGACGGTATTGGATTAATGCGTGAAGAATTTATTTGGACTACTTTTATTCATGAACATCCACTGTATTTAATTGAAACAGGTCGTGCAGATAAAGTAATTGATATGTTGGCAGAAGGTATTTCTAAAGTTTGCCGTGCTATGAATCCAAGACCGGTAGTGCTTCGTTTCTCTGACTTCAAGTCCGGAGAATATAGAAATCTTAAAGGCGGGGATAAGTACGAACCTTTGGAAGAAGCGGATTTGCTTGGTTGGAGAGGTGCTTCTCGTTATTATGATCCAAAATATACCGAAGCTTTCCGTTTGGAATTAAAAGCAGTACGTAAAGTACGCGAAGAATTTGGGCTTAAGAATTTAAATTGTATGATTCCGTTCTGCCGTACTGTTAAGGAAGCGGAATTGGTTACAGATATTATGAGAGAAGAAGGATTGGAACGTGGTCCGGACTTCAAACTCTATTTGATGGCAGAACTTCCGGCAAATATTATTTTGGCAGATCAGTTTAATAAATTTGTCGATGGATACTCTATAGGTTCTAATGATTTGACCATGTTGATTCTTGGTTGTGATAGAAATAACGATACGGTTGCTAAGCTGTTTGATGAAAGAAATTTGGCAATTAAGAGAGCTGTTCGTCATTTAATTGAAACGGCACATAAAGATGGTAAGACTGTATCTATTTGTGGACAAGCTCCATCCGTATATCCGGAATTTACTGAATTTTTAATTAAGAGCGGCATTGATTATGTGTCTGTAAATCCGGATATGGTTAAGGTTACCAAGAGAAATGTGGCACGTTTTGAACAAAGACTTATGCTTGATGCTGCTACCGGTCGTGGAAAAGTGGAAGTAGAAGATTACAATTGGTAA
- a CDS encoding ArsR/SmtB family transcription factor, whose product MADTLFYKDYAVIFKALSDETRLCIVDMLSCNEMSAGDILSNFTLSQSTLSYHMKILIEAKVVNARREGLWTKYSINEETFEELLAFIPKLYRLKDKCICRYVKYSKDEKANGQDGKDIFGN is encoded by the coding sequence ATGGCTGATACTTTATTTTATAAAGATTATGCGGTTATTTTTAAAGCATTATCTGATGAAACAAGATTATGTATTGTAGACATGTTATCTTGTAATGAAATGTCTGCAGGGGATATTCTTAGTAACTTTACTTTATCTCAATCTACTTTAAGTTATCATATGAAGATTTTAATTGAAGCTAAAGTTGTTAATGCACGTCGTGAAGGTTTATGGACAAAGTATTCTATTAATGAAGAAACATTTGAAGAGTTACTTGCCTTTATTCCTAAGCTTTATCGACTAAAAGATAAATGCATCTGTCGTTATGTAAAATATAGTAAAGATGAAAAAGCTAACGGCCAGGATGGAAAAGATATTTTTGGCAATTAA
- a CDS encoding DNA polymerase IV — MMKKQRSWIMHVDMDAFYASVEQRDNPDYRGKPVIVGGNTKRSVVATASYEARKFGVHSAMSIMLARRKCPTGIFVTPRFTVYKKISKEIHEIMLHYAETIEPLSLDEAFMDISGMGSQYKTLDNIGTAIKKEIKEKVGLIASVGIAPNKFLAKMASDLAKPDGLYIIPYGKEASTLKLLPVRKLWGVGHITEKKLLQSGFKTIGDIQQVDITKLAKIVGNQAKRLKNLSLGIDHRPIVPKRIIKSISDESTYETDLNDIHEISKQISLHSDIVAKRLRAHNLSAATITLKIKFASFKSISRSMSLIDPTCLASEIDMVAQKLLQRMAIKEGVRLIGVTGSHLTKTMEMMNLFSDRKERYNKVASVVDEIQHKYGEMAIRRGIWLEDESHSKKKKKEDS, encoded by the coding sequence ATGATGAAAAAACAACGTTCTTGGATTATGCATGTTGATATGGATGCGTTTTATGCATCGGTAGAACAACGTGATAATCCTGATTATCGAGGAAAACCTGTAATCGTAGGGGGGAACACTAAACGGAGTGTGGTCGCAACGGCATCTTATGAAGCACGTAAGTTTGGTGTGCATTCAGCTATGTCTATCATGCTTGCCAGGCGTAAATGTCCAACAGGAATTTTTGTGACACCGAGATTTACAGTATATAAGAAAATATCCAAAGAAATTCATGAAATCATGTTACATTATGCAGAAACGATAGAACCTCTTTCTTTAGATGAAGCTTTTATGGATATTTCAGGAATGGGGAGTCAATATAAGACTTTAGATAATATAGGAACGGCTATTAAAAAAGAAATTAAAGAAAAAGTGGGATTGATAGCTTCTGTCGGTATTGCTCCTAATAAATTTTTGGCAAAGATGGCAAGCGATTTAGCTAAACCGGATGGACTGTATATTATTCCATATGGAAAAGAAGCTTCTACCTTAAAATTATTACCCGTAAGAAAATTATGGGGAGTAGGTCATATTACGGAGAAGAAATTATTGCAGTCCGGATTTAAAACGATTGGAGATATACAACAAGTCGATATTACAAAACTCGCTAAAATAGTTGGTAACCAGGCTAAGCGATTAAAAAACTTATCGCTGGGAATAGATCATCGTCCTATTGTACCCAAAAGAATTATTAAATCTATCAGTGACGAGTCTACTTATGAAACGGATTTAAATGATATTCATGAAATATCCAAACAAATTTCACTACATAGTGATATAGTGGCTAAACGATTAAGAGCGCATAACTTATCGGCAGCTACAATTACGTTGAAAATTAAATTTGCATCTTTTAAAAGCATTTCACGTTCCATGTCTTTGATAGATCCGACCTGTCTTGCATCTGAAATTGATATGGTAGCACAGAAATTATTACAACGAATGGCAATAAAAGAGGGCGTAAGGCTTATTGGTGTTACAGGAAGTCATTTAACGAAAACTATGGAAATGATGAACCTGTTTTCCGATCGTAAAGAACGCTATAATAAGGTGGCTTCTGTTGTGGATGAGATACAACACAAATATGGAGAGATGGCTATACGTAGAGGTATTTGGCTCGAGGATGAGAGCCACTCCAAGAAGAAAAAGAAAGAAGATTCATAA
- a CDS encoding helix-turn-helix transcriptional regulator has product MRLTERQKEITAIVRENGPITGEQIAERLHVTRSALRGDLAVLLSGEVIAARRRLGYYYLGGGEDPAAMEIRKCIVEDCMSSPAIVSVTASAYDAAVLLFTQDIGTVFVGTKEDVLGVVSRKDLLKAAMGRENLQSMPISMVMTSKSKMIFAEPKDSMVDVAKKLIDYEIDCLPVITIEDEGGSKKYVLHGRLSKTNITRLFLELGKGKDK; this is encoded by the coding sequence TTGAGGCTTACTGAGAGACAGAAGGAAATTACGGCTATTGTGCGTGAAAATGGCCCCATTACAGGAGAACAGATTGCAGAAAGACTTCATGTAACCAGAAGTGCACTTCGTGGAGACTTGGCAGTGTTATTATCCGGTGAAGTTATTGCGGCACGACGTCGTCTTGGGTATTATTATCTGGGCGGCGGAGAAGATCCGGCAGCTATGGAAATCAGAAAGTGTATTGTGGAAGACTGTATGTCAAGTCCTGCTATTGTTTCTGTAACAGCAAGTGCTTATGATGCAGCGGTACTTCTTTTTACACAAGATATAGGAACTGTCTTTGTTGGAACTAAAGAGGATGTATTAGGTGTAGTATCTCGTAAGGATCTTCTTAAGGCAGCTATGGGAAGAGAAAATTTACAGAGTATGCCTATTTCCATGGTGATGACATCCAAGTCGAAAATGATTTTTGCGGAACCTAAGGATAGCATGGTGGATGTTGCTAAGAAGTTAATTGATTATGAAATTGACTGTTTACCGGTTATTACCATAGAGGATGAAGGCGGTAGCAAGAAATATGTACTTCATGGACGCTTATCTAAGACAAATATTACCAGGTTGTTCTTGGAATTAGGTAAAGGTAAAGATAAATAA
- a CDS encoding class I SAM-dependent methyltransferase: MKVQQTVEIQQRCQELWEHFLIASICNDLLLGAVSDHLYLENMETLVESVDKKEKLEYLIDAITACGFGEDIREVAYQLYEGENPIAPYNELTSIWNPEDFMEEVFDKISKHIHYYSYESITDNPYYKNVKLDTTTCGAITLSTKDTLPYEFFQAYYQTYDKSNPFFYAKLGFFDRKIYFPALLENGNVWMSVVVSEIESMQKDIDLAHGKVITYGLGLGYYAFMVAAKENVESVTIIEKNPDVISLFKDKILIQFPHKDKIHIIEADALEFVKQQKDGEYDIAFSDFWGGYYDGVSLYMQFMPLTARFHKTIHTYWIESCFMEYFFRPVVMKVLMKLIEGKEVELPVRQYEVEQIQVAFEKYLLKEEIIIHSAADIDALLSPTNMILLMRSFAISYQKQFQN, encoded by the coding sequence ATGAAAGTACAGCAGACTGTAGAAATACAACAACGATGCCAAGAATTATGGGAACATTTTTTGATTGCAAGTATATGCAATGATCTTTTGTTAGGAGCCGTTTCCGATCATCTTTATTTAGAGAATATGGAAACACTTGTAGAAAGTGTTGATAAGAAAGAAAAATTAGAATACTTAATTGATGCAATAACAGCTTGTGGGTTTGGCGAAGATATTCGTGAGGTAGCTTATCAGCTTTATGAGGGGGAAAATCCAATTGCACCTTATAATGAATTAACTTCTATATGGAACCCGGAAGATTTCATGGAGGAAGTTTTTGATAAAATTTCAAAACATATCCACTATTATTCTTATGAGTCTATTACCGATAATCCTTATTATAAAAATGTGAAATTAGATACAACAACTTGTGGGGCAATTACTCTTTCTACCAAAGATACCTTGCCGTATGAGTTTTTTCAGGCATACTACCAAACATATGATAAAAGCAATCCGTTCTTTTACGCAAAATTAGGTTTTTTTGATAGAAAGATATATTTTCCAGCTCTTTTAGAAAATGGGAATGTGTGGATGAGTGTAGTTGTGAGTGAAATTGAGTCCATGCAAAAGGATATAGACTTGGCACATGGTAAGGTGATTACATATGGATTGGGACTTGGCTATTATGCATTTATGGTAGCGGCAAAAGAAAATGTAGAAAGTGTCACCATTATCGAAAAAAATCCGGATGTAATTTCTTTATTTAAAGATAAAATATTAATTCAATTTCCACATAAAGATAAGATTCACATTATAGAAGCCGATGCATTGGAGTTCGTAAAGCAGCAGAAAGATGGCGAATATGATATTGCTTTTAGTGATTTTTGGGGCGGCTATTATGATGGGGTATCTTTATATATGCAATTTATGCCGTTAACAGCAAGATTTCATAAAACAATACATACTTATTGGATTGAGAGTTGTTTTATGGAATATTTCTTTAGACCGGTAGTTATGAAAGTATTAATGAAATTGATAGAAGGAAAAGAAGTAGAATTACCTGTTCGTCAATATGAGGTGGAACAAATACAAGTTGCTTTTGAAAAATATCTTTTAAAAGAGGAGATAATCATTCATTCTGCAGCAGATATAGATGCTCTTTTATCGCCGACAAACATGATTTTATTGATGCGTTCTTTTGCAATTTCTTATCAAAAACAATTCCAAAATTAA
- the rsmG gene encoding 16S rRNA (guanine(527)-N(7))-methyltransferase RsmG → MTAQDIVKSFAFISLERAELLIKYNDLVMEKNKVMNLTGIKDLQESMIKNIYDSLTVYDKKYFPEQGRILDLGTGAGFPGVVLAILRPDMQVVLMDAIRKKLSFIQEAVELLCLRNVEVVHSRAEDAAIQPVYRDAFDVVTARAVKSLPVISEWALPFVKKGGFFAAMKGPGAETELGESQSILHCMHASVDAVKELTLPSGEQRAILYIKKNGVTPTRFPRKAGEAERHPIK, encoded by the coding sequence ATGACAGCGCAAGATATAGTAAAGTCCTTTGCATTTATAAGTTTGGAAAGAGCAGAGTTACTTATAAAGTATAATGACTTAGTTATGGAAAAAAACAAGGTCATGAATCTTACCGGTATTAAAGATTTACAAGAAAGTATGATAAAAAATATATATGACTCTTTGACTGTATATGACAAAAAATATTTTCCCGAACAAGGGCGAATACTTGATTTAGGTACAGGAGCAGGATTTCCGGGTGTTGTTTTAGCGATTTTGCGACCGGATATGCAGGTCGTATTAATGGATGCGATTAGAAAAAAGCTTTCTTTTATACAAGAAGCGGTAGAGTTATTATGTCTTAGAAATGTAGAGGTTGTACATAGCCGTGCCGAAGATGCAGCTATACAGCCCGTTTATCGAGATGCATTTGATGTAGTTACTGCCAGAGCGGTAAAATCTTTACCCGTAATTTCTGAATGGGCATTGCCTTTTGTAAAAAAAGGCGGTTTTTTTGCAGCGATGAAAGGTCCGGGAGCAGAAACGGAATTGGGAGAGTCACAATCGATTTTACATTGTATGCATGCGTCTGTAGATGCTGTTAAAGAGTTAACATTACCATCCGGAGAGCAACGAGCTATTCTCTATATTAAGAAAAATGGGGTTACACCTACACGATTTCCTAGAAAAGCAGGGGAAGCGGAACGCCATCCTATCAAGTAA
- a CDS encoding transglycosylase domain-containing protein: MKNSEIQSTRNRYRRAVRDKKPLWKKLITALLIICVICFTGAGAGFLLSVTGTLPDVSQNFRPEISSQIFDCNGKLITTVHAEQNRLPVSIDEIPENLQNGFIAAEDVRFYQHHGIDPRGILRAIYKNIISGNSTGQGGSTITQQLARNAFLSQDQTIKRKLLEAVLAIEIENKYTKKEILEMYINQIYFGQGAYGAQTASHIYFGKDVKDLNLAQCALLAGLPNSPNYYSPFRSLEAAKYRQGLVLDQMAKYGYITPEQAEEAKNADLGLMQPNSNESNNFASYFVSYVIQTISDKYDSDVVYKEGLKIYTTLDLDMQKEAEAAVKQGLPAGDKDANGLTQPQGALITIEAKTGNVKAMVGGRGEDQFNRAVQMYRQPGSAFKPFTYVTALEAGMSPLSMLGNERVTFGGWSPKNYAGTTSAPVTMTEALVHSLNIPTVNLANKVGMSNVLETAKKCGISSLVESGPYNDGNLASALGGLTKGVSLWDMAKAYSVFANNGKLVQPRVILRVEDRNGNVLEDHNETPKEERVLEETAVQRLNAMLEQVVLRGTGGGAYIGTAMAGKTGTTDQEHDAWFVGYTPELVTAVWIGDDTGTDAGYTGGTIPATIWRDFMGQVVSRMGSGNFDIPPSIRNEIGRSQAETEKENKDKKDKSKEKDNKKDSSEDKNKKESLADKANNSAEKVGKTLLDKVAGQSVEE, encoded by the coding sequence ATGAAAAATTCAGAAATTCAATCTACACGAAATCGTTATCGGAGAGCGGTACGAGATAAAAAGCCTTTATGGAAAAAATTAATTACTGCACTTCTTATTATTTGTGTAATTTGTTTTACAGGTGCAGGTGCCGGATTTTTATTATCTGTAACAGGTACTTTACCGGATGTGAGTCAAAACTTCCGTCCGGAAATATCTTCACAAATTTTTGATTGTAATGGGAAATTAATTACTACAGTACATGCAGAACAGAATCGATTGCCGGTCAGTATTGATGAAATTCCTGAAAATCTGCAAAACGGATTTATTGCAGCAGAAGATGTGCGTTTTTATCAACATCATGGTATTGACCCGCGTGGGATTTTACGAGCGATATATAAGAATATCATATCCGGTAATTCAACAGGACAAGGCGGGTCAACTATTACACAGCAGTTAGCACGTAATGCATTCTTGTCACAAGATCAGACTATTAAGAGAAAACTTTTAGAAGCAGTTCTTGCTATAGAAATTGAAAATAAATATACGAAAAAAGAAATTCTTGAAATGTATATTAATCAAATTTATTTTGGACAAGGTGCTTATGGGGCACAAACTGCTTCACATATTTATTTTGGTAAAGATGTTAAAGATTTAAACTTAGCACAGTGTGCATTATTGGCGGGACTCCCTAATAGTCCTAATTACTATTCTCCGTTTAGAAGCTTGGAAGCGGCCAAATATAGACAAGGGTTAGTATTGGATCAAATGGCTAAATATGGATATATTACTCCTGAACAAGCTGAAGAAGCTAAGAATGCCGATTTAGGTTTGATGCAGCCAAACTCTAATGAAAGTAATAATTTTGCGTCTTATTTTGTTTCTTATGTTATTCAAACAATCAGTGATAAATATGATTCCGATGTTGTTTATAAAGAGGGGTTAAAGATTTATACGACATTGGACTTGGATATGCAAAAAGAAGCAGAAGCAGCGGTTAAACAGGGGCTTCCTGCAGGGGATAAAGACGCTAATGGATTAACACAACCTCAAGGGGCTTTAATTACTATTGAAGCTAAAACAGGTAATGTGAAAGCTATGGTTGGTGGACGTGGTGAAGATCAGTTTAATCGTGCGGTGCAAATGTATCGTCAACCGGGATCTGCATTTAAACCTTTTACTTATGTAACTGCATTGGAAGCGGGAATGAGTCCTTTATCTATGTTGGGGAATGAAAGAGTAACTTTTGGTGGTTGGTCCCCTAAGAACTATGCAGGGACTACAAGTGCTCCGGTAACAATGACAGAAGCATTGGTACACTCTTTAAATATTCCAACTGTCAATTTGGCAAATAAGGTGGGTATGTCAAATGTATTAGAAACCGCTAAAAAATGTGGAATTTCCAGTCTTGTAGAAAGTGGTCCTTATAATGATGGTAATTTAGCATCTGCACTTGGCGGTCTTACTAAAGGCGTTTCTTTATGGGATATGGCAAAAGCTTATAGTGTTTTTGCAAATAATGGAAAATTGGTACAACCACGAGTTATTCTTCGAGTAGAAGATCGCAATGGTAATGTATTGGAGGATCATAACGAAACACCCAAAGAGGAACGTGTATTAGAGGAGACAGCGGTACAACGTTTGAATGCTATGTTAGAGCAAGTAGTTCTTCGTGGAACCGGTGGCGGAGCTTATATTGGCACTGCTATGGCAGGTAAGACAGGAACTACCGATCAAGAGCATGATGCGTGGTTTGTCGGATATACACCGGAGTTGGTAACTGCAGTATGGATTGGTGATGATACGGGTACGGATGCCGGTTATACCGGAGGTACTATACCTGCTACTATTTGGAGAGATTTTATGGGGCAAGTTGTTTCCCGAATGGGGAGTGGTAATTTTGATATTCCACCATCTATCAGAAATGAAATAGGCAGGTCACAAGCTGAAACTGAGAAGGAAAATAAAGATAAAAAAGATAAGAGCAAAGAGAAGGATAATAAGAAAGACTCCTCTGAAGATAAGAATAAGAAAGAGTCTTTAGCAGATAAAGCGAATAACTCTGCTGAAAAAGTAGGGAAGACATTGTTGGATAAAGTGGCGGGACAGTCTGTTGAAGAATAG
- a CDS encoding deoxyguanosinetriphosphate triphosphohydrolase: MNIRERSEQVEKQLLIKEAALACNAKRDYPEEPCPIRTAFQRDRDRILHSNSFRRMKHKTQVYIAPKGDHYRTRMTHTLEVAQIGRTIARALSLNEDLTEAIAFGHDMGHTPFGHVGESALNDICGHFKHNEQGVRIVEHLEKNGQGLNLTNEVRDGILHHTGNIQAYTWEGRLIKYADRIAYLCHDFDDAERSNILTAKDLPVEVRELFGMTHSDMITAMVMDLITYSLDKHTLSMSPTGEKTLLQFRKFMFENVYIAPIMVPDRERGYHVVTQLYSYFIKHSEKLPEKFLRLAKDTSQAVTDYISGLTDNRAISLYQEIYVPRYWNF; this comes from the coding sequence ATGAATATTCGTGAACGTTCAGAACAAGTAGAAAAACAATTATTAATAAAAGAAGCTGCACTTGCTTGCAATGCGAAAAGAGATTATCCGGAAGAGCCTTGTCCTATTCGTACTGCTTTCCAACGAGATAGAGATAGAATTTTACATAGTAATTCTTTTCGTAGAATGAAACATAAAACACAGGTATATATAGCGCCCAAGGGGGATCATTACCGAACAAGAATGACGCATACGTTAGAGGTTGCACAAATTGGAAGAACTATTGCAAGGGCTCTTTCTTTGAATGAAGATCTTACAGAAGCTATTGCATTTGGTCATGATATGGGGCACACACCTTTTGGTCATGTTGGCGAATCGGCACTTAATGATATTTGTGGGCATTTTAAACACAATGAACAAGGTGTACGTATTGTAGAACACTTAGAGAAAAATGGGCAAGGTCTTAATTTAACAAACGAAGTAAGAGATGGTATTTTGCATCATACAGGAAATATTCAGGCATATACTTGGGAAGGTCGCTTAATAAAATATGCAGATCGAATTGCTTATCTTTGTCATGATTTTGATGATGCAGAACGCTCTAATATATTAACAGCTAAAGATTTACCAGTAGAGGTTCGAGAGTTGTTCGGTATGACACATTCGGATATGATTACTGCCATGGTTATGGATTTAATTACGTATTCCTTAGATAAACACACCTTATCTATGTCGCCTACCGGAGAAAAAACTCTTTTACAGTTTAGAAAATTTATGTTTGAGAATGTGTATATTGCACCAATTATGGTTCCTGACAGAGAACGCGGATATCATGTAGTTACACAATTGTATTCTTATTTCATAAAACATTCAGAAAAACTTCCTGAGAAATTTCTTCGTTTAGCAAAGGATACAAGTCAAGCAGTTACCGATTATATTTCAGGATTAACGGATAATAGAGCTATTTCATTATATCAAGAGATTTATGTTCCTCGTTATTGGAATTTTTAG
- a CDS encoding pyruvate, water dikinase regulatory protein, with amino-acid sequence MNEPKMIYVVSDSLGETAESVAKATISQFDESHLDIIRVPFVRHVEQIQNIVNEAATNNGVVCHTLVSEELRAEFERAATEKQVKYVDLLGPMLDMLSQVTQTKPRMKPGIIHKLDQEYFKKVGAIEFAVKYDDGKNPVGFKQADIVLIGVSRTSKTPLSMYLAHKAYKVANLPLVPELPLPKEIFEVPPYKLIGLIIDPFKLNSIRTERIKALGFNGSANYTDISRIEEELLYAKSVMRHLHCAVLDVSNKAIEETASRIMEIMERNKQIYGERY; translated from the coding sequence ATGAATGAGCCAAAAATGATCTATGTAGTATCCGATTCTTTAGGAGAAACAGCCGAAAGCGTAGCCAAAGCGACTATTAGTCAGTTTGATGAAAGTCATTTGGATATTATTAGAGTACCTTTTGTAAGGCATGTAGAGCAGATTCAGAATATTGTAAATGAAGCAGCAACTAATAACGGTGTAGTATGTCATACTTTGGTATCGGAAGAGCTTCGCGCGGAATTTGAAAGAGCAGCAACGGAAAAGCAAGTTAAATATGTAGATCTTTTAGGTCCTATGCTGGATATGTTATCTCAAGTAACACAAACTAAACCTAGGATGAAACCGGGCATTATTCATAAGTTGGATCAAGAATACTTTAAAAAGGTTGGAGCGATTGAGTTTGCCGTTAAATATGATGATGGAAAAAATCCGGTGGGATTTAAGCAGGCCGATATAGTTCTTATCGGGGTATCTCGCACTTCTAAGACTCCATTATCAATGTATTTAGCACATAAAGCTTACAAAGTGGCAAACTTACCTCTTGTTCCGGAACTACCTCTTCCTAAGGAAATTTTTGAAGTACCGCCTTACAAGTTAATAGGGCTTATTATCGATCCGTTTAAATTAAACTCTATTCGAACAGAAAGAATTAAGGCATTAGGGTTTAACGGGTCGGCTAATTATACGGATATTTCTCGTATTGAGGAAGAATTGTTATATGCTAAATCTGTAATGCGTCATTTACATTGTGCTGTGTTAGATGTATCTAATAAGGCGATTGAAGAAACGGCTTCTCGTATTATGGAAATTATGGAAAGAAATAAACAAATTTATGGGGAGCGTTATTAA